One genomic region from Xyrauchen texanus isolate HMW12.3.18 chromosome 4, RBS_HiC_50CHRs, whole genome shotgun sequence encodes:
- the LOC127642986 gene encoding gametogenetin-binding protein 2-like isoform X1 — MAHLVAVCRDGEEDYLFLARQIPLYIDDTLTMVMEFPDSVLDFTSHQINSSQMKQFVEHHSMLKQQDLNMALMVMSREVFSALSQLVPCVGCRRSVERLFSQLTDSGYFALEPLTVGSSGVLSVTQACLTDPRKLYTLFYVHGTKLNNIIDAIPKSKKNKRCQLHSLDTHKPKPLGGSWMDVWELMSQECRDEVVLIDSSSLLETLETYLRKHRFCTDCKNKVLRAYNILVGDLDCSKEKGYCAALYEGLRCCPHERHIHVCCETDFIAHLLGRAEPEFAGGYERRERHAKTIDVAQEEVLTCLGIHLYERLHRIWQKLRAEEQTWQMLFYLGIDALRKSFEMAVERVQGISRLEQLCEELSEEERAKEHKQEKKRQKRKNRRKNKCGFDMTEQETEGEKDKNLDEGSSESVDSGCKSCGSGEESGGSMEVIVIRENSPCTCPAASILHSPKPKKALLPHSSGSDCGYCSSMDGSEMGSREGSDVACTEGMCNHDETGEYSCSHHCLEEKEEDAVDSCVECWANSEENTKGKNKKKKRKNKGSLCRSDHVSKAEESCVSDSGRGSASHESSSSSSHLCRSKDTPCCESSASSRHHHGSHLSPDNCGDSKSLIELLKESEVTSEDENCLTPDEIQSFVENNKSFYRTRDQYRQHLKDRFTKYCRSNVCSGEWLPTTSVN; from the exons ATGGCACATCTGGTAGCTGTCTGCAGGGACGGGGAAGAGGACTATCTTTTCCTTGCACGCCAGATTCCCCTTTACATCGATGACACACTTACG ATGGTGATGGAATTTCCTGACAGTGTTCTGGACTTTACCAGCCATCAGATCAACAGCTCACAAATGAAGCAGTTTGTCGAG CACCACAGTATGCTGAAGCAGCAGGACCTGAACATGGCGTTGATGGTGATGTCACGCGAGGTCTTCAGCGCTCTGTCACAGCTGGTGCCATGTGTGGGCTGCCGGCGCAGCGTGGAACGTCTGTTCTCTCAGCTCACAGACTCTGGGTACTTTGCCCTGGAGCCTCTCACTGTAGGATCTTCTGGAGTGTTGTCAGTCACACAGGCGTGCCTCACAGACCCCAGGAAACTCTACACACTCTTTTATGTTCATGG GACAAAGTTAAACAACATAATTGATGCCATCCCCAAGAGTAAAAAGAACAAGCGCTGCCAGCTTCACTCGTTAGACACGCATAAACCCAAGCCTTTAGG GGGCAGCTGGATGGACGTGTGGGAGCTGATGTCACAGGAGTGTCGTGATGAGGTAGTCTTGATTGACAGTTCTTCTCTATTAGAAACTCTGGAGACGTACCTGCGAAAACACAG GTTCTGTACCGACTGTAAGAACAAGGTTCTGAGAGCGTATAACATCCTGGTGGGAGATCTGGACTGCAGTAAAGAGAAGGGTTACTGTGCGGCTCTGTACGAGGGTTTACGCTGCTGTCCGCATGAGCGGCACATTCACGTCTGCTGTGAGACCGACTTCATCGCTCACTTACTTGGCCGAGCAGAACCAGAGTTCGCAGGAGGTTACGA gCGTAGAGAGAGACACGCCAAGACCATAGACGTCGCGCAGGAGGAGGTGTTGACGTGTTTGGGAATTCATCTGTACGAGCGACTGCACAGAATCTGGCAAAAGCTGCGGGCAGAGGAGCAGACGTGGCAAATGCTCTTCTATCTTGGCATTGACGCTCTACGCAAAAGCTTTGAG ATGGCGGTGGAAAGGGTGCAGGGCATCAGCAGGTTGGAGCAGCTCTGCGAGGAACTGTCTGAAGAGGAGAGAGCAAAAGAACACAAACAGGAGAAAAAGAGGCAAAAACGCAAGAACAGGCGTAAAAACAAGTGCGGCTTTGATATGACCGAACAAGAAACAGAGGGGGAGAAGGACAAAAATCTTGATGAG GGTTCATCAGAGTCGGTTGACAGTGGTTGTAAGTCATGTGGTAGTGGTGAGGAGTCTGGGGGGAGCATGGAGGTCATCGTGATCAGAGAGAACTCGCCCTGTACCTGCCCTGCAGCTTCCATCCTGCACTCCCCCAAACCCAAGAAAG cactgttgcctcacagcagtGGCAGCGACTGTGGCTACTGCTCCAGTATGGACGGCAGTGAGATGGGCTCTAGAGAGGGCTCAGATGTGGCCTGCACCGAGGGCATGTGTAACCATGATGAAACGG GTGAATATTCATGTAGTCACCACTGTCTGGAGGAGAAAGAGGAGGATGCTGTGGACAGCTGTGTGGAGTGTTGGGCCAACTCTGAAGAAAACACAAAGGGCaagaataaaaagaagaaaagaaaaaacaagggCTCACTGTGCAGGAGTGATCAT GTATCTAAAGCAGAGGAGAGCTGTGTATCTGACAGCGGTAGAGGATCTGCCAGTCACGAGTCTTCCTCCTCTTCATCTCATCTGTGCAGAAGCAAAGACACACCGTGCTGTGAATCCTCAGCCAGCAGCAGACATCATCACGGTTCACATCTCTCACCAGACAACTGTGGAGACAGCAAGAGCCTCATTGAGTTACTG AAGGAATCTGAAGTGACCTCAGAAGACGAAAACTGTCTGACACCGGACGAGATCCAGTCGTTCGTAGAGAACAACAAATCCTTCTACCGCACGCGGGACCAGTACAGACAGCACCTGAAAGACCGCTTCACCAAATATTGCCGCTCGAACGTATGTAGCGGAGAGTGGCTGCCCACCACCAGCGTCAACTAG
- the LOC127642986 gene encoding gametogenetin-binding protein 2-like isoform X2 translates to MAHLVAVCRDGEEDYLFLARQIPLYIDDTLTMVMEFPDSVLDFTSHQINSSQMKQFVEHHSMLKQQDLNMALMVMSREVFSALSQLVPCVGCRRSVERLFSQLTDSGYFALEPLTVGSSGVLSVTQACLTDPRKLYTLFYVHGTKLNNIIDAIPKSKKNKRCQLHSLDTHKPKPLGGSWMDVWELMSQECRDEVVLIDSSSLLETLETYLRKHRFCTDCKNKVLRAYNILVGDLDCSKEKGYCAALYEGLRCCPHERHIHVCCETDFIAHLLGRAEPEFAGGYERRERHAKTIDVAQEEVLTCLGIHLYERLHRIWQKLRAEEQTWQMLFYLGIDALRKSFEMAVERVQGISRLEQLCEELSEEERAKEHKQEKKRQKRKNRRKNKCGFDMTEQETEGEKDKNLDEGSSESVDSGCKSCGSGEESGGSMEVIVIRENSPCTCPAASILHSPKPKKALLPHSSGSDCGYCSSMDGSEMGSREGSDVACTEGMCNHDETGEYSCSHHCLEEKEEDAVDSCVECWANSEENTKGKNKKKKRKNKGSLCRSDHVSKAEESCVSDSGRGSASHESSSSSSHLCRSKDTPCCESSASSRHHHGSHLSPDNCGDSKSLIELLESEVTSEDENCLTPDEIQSFVENNKSFYRTRDQYRQHLKDRFTKYCRSNVCSGEWLPTTSVN, encoded by the exons ATGGCACATCTGGTAGCTGTCTGCAGGGACGGGGAAGAGGACTATCTTTTCCTTGCACGCCAGATTCCCCTTTACATCGATGACACACTTACG ATGGTGATGGAATTTCCTGACAGTGTTCTGGACTTTACCAGCCATCAGATCAACAGCTCACAAATGAAGCAGTTTGTCGAG CACCACAGTATGCTGAAGCAGCAGGACCTGAACATGGCGTTGATGGTGATGTCACGCGAGGTCTTCAGCGCTCTGTCACAGCTGGTGCCATGTGTGGGCTGCCGGCGCAGCGTGGAACGTCTGTTCTCTCAGCTCACAGACTCTGGGTACTTTGCCCTGGAGCCTCTCACTGTAGGATCTTCTGGAGTGTTGTCAGTCACACAGGCGTGCCTCACAGACCCCAGGAAACTCTACACACTCTTTTATGTTCATGG GACAAAGTTAAACAACATAATTGATGCCATCCCCAAGAGTAAAAAGAACAAGCGCTGCCAGCTTCACTCGTTAGACACGCATAAACCCAAGCCTTTAGG GGGCAGCTGGATGGACGTGTGGGAGCTGATGTCACAGGAGTGTCGTGATGAGGTAGTCTTGATTGACAGTTCTTCTCTATTAGAAACTCTGGAGACGTACCTGCGAAAACACAG GTTCTGTACCGACTGTAAGAACAAGGTTCTGAGAGCGTATAACATCCTGGTGGGAGATCTGGACTGCAGTAAAGAGAAGGGTTACTGTGCGGCTCTGTACGAGGGTTTACGCTGCTGTCCGCATGAGCGGCACATTCACGTCTGCTGTGAGACCGACTTCATCGCTCACTTACTTGGCCGAGCAGAACCAGAGTTCGCAGGAGGTTACGA gCGTAGAGAGAGACACGCCAAGACCATAGACGTCGCGCAGGAGGAGGTGTTGACGTGTTTGGGAATTCATCTGTACGAGCGACTGCACAGAATCTGGCAAAAGCTGCGGGCAGAGGAGCAGACGTGGCAAATGCTCTTCTATCTTGGCATTGACGCTCTACGCAAAAGCTTTGAG ATGGCGGTGGAAAGGGTGCAGGGCATCAGCAGGTTGGAGCAGCTCTGCGAGGAACTGTCTGAAGAGGAGAGAGCAAAAGAACACAAACAGGAGAAAAAGAGGCAAAAACGCAAGAACAGGCGTAAAAACAAGTGCGGCTTTGATATGACCGAACAAGAAACAGAGGGGGAGAAGGACAAAAATCTTGATGAG GGTTCATCAGAGTCGGTTGACAGTGGTTGTAAGTCATGTGGTAGTGGTGAGGAGTCTGGGGGGAGCATGGAGGTCATCGTGATCAGAGAGAACTCGCCCTGTACCTGCCCTGCAGCTTCCATCCTGCACTCCCCCAAACCCAAGAAAG cactgttgcctcacagcagtGGCAGCGACTGTGGCTACTGCTCCAGTATGGACGGCAGTGAGATGGGCTCTAGAGAGGGCTCAGATGTGGCCTGCACCGAGGGCATGTGTAACCATGATGAAACGG GTGAATATTCATGTAGTCACCACTGTCTGGAGGAGAAAGAGGAGGATGCTGTGGACAGCTGTGTGGAGTGTTGGGCCAACTCTGAAGAAAACACAAAGGGCaagaataaaaagaagaaaagaaaaaacaagggCTCACTGTGCAGGAGTGATCAT GTATCTAAAGCAGAGGAGAGCTGTGTATCTGACAGCGGTAGAGGATCTGCCAGTCACGAGTCTTCCTCCTCTTCATCTCATCTGTGCAGAAGCAAAGACACACCGTGCTGTGAATCCTCAGCCAGCAGCAGACATCATCACGGTTCACATCTCTCACCAGACAACTGTGGAGACAGCAAGAGCCTCATTGAGTTACTG GAATCTGAAGTGACCTCAGAAGACGAAAACTGTCTGACACCGGACGAGATCCAGTCGTTCGTAGAGAACAACAAATCCTTCTACCGCACGCGGGACCAGTACAGACAGCACCTGAAAGACCGCTTCACCAAATATTGCCGCTCGAACGTATGTAGCGGAGAGTGGCTGCCCACCACCAGCGTCAACTAG